TTGTATACGACACAATCCTTTGAATCTCGTGGCTGGGAAAGCTCGACCGTTGACATCTGCGTCGAGGCTCTAGTTCTCGTTGACGCCTTTCGAAAACCCAAGCAATTCACCCAGAACTCCGCCAGGCTTTGGAACAGGACACTCTCTTCCCGCCTTGGCCAATCGTtcggcctcctcctccaactgcAGGAACGTCGACACTTCGTCGGGGGTTTGCTGTGTCTGGGCAAGGGCATTTCCTTCTGATCCAAGCATTTCAGCgtccttcctctttttccttcgaaTTCGTGGAATTTGTTGCCCATCGGCAGTGATAAGCATCTCCGAATCAGCAAGTGTACGACGCGGGGCAGGACAAGGGAAAAGGTGAGGCAGGCCGACGACAAAAAGAGACGCAAGGAGCGTGGCTGCAAAAAGAGAGGACGTCGACCGCGACCGGGGGTGTAGATGTGGCGGCAtattgatgatgattgaggggagaagatgaatgtTTTCAAGGGCACGAGGCGTCACTACGGCATGAAAGGACTTCACTGTGCGAAACTCCTCGTTAGTGAGGGCACTAGAATAGGGAACCGAGCAATTGACGCACCTTGCGAGGGAAAGTTCAGGCCGATCAAAGAAACAATGAGGGAGCCACCCAGAAGGGAGACATGGCCTCGCCAATGGTAGTGGGGAAAGCGAAAGGAGTATAGGGTAGGCCGGGGGAGACCGAAGAACGGAGTCAACGGACGTCCACTTGAAGGACTTCGACGAAGAATTCGGACTAGTCTTGGCGATCAGATCTAATCTTATCTCTAACCGCTGTGATTGGCCATGGGGTCACTCGGACGCCAAACCGCGAGTCCCGTCAGCTTGTTGGCGCGCCACGGAAAAAGACCTCCCGCAGTCCAGCGACCCTGCTCAGTCTTTCGGAGATTCCTTGTCGTGTTCTCTTACTGGATGCTGTATCATACAAGAAAATGATTGCTCCTTTGCCGTCAACATAGCGGTTTTCATTCTCATTGCTCCCTGGGCTGTCCAGGCCCAACCGACTCAGCTTCTTTCCCCCCAACTCTTCGCTGGAGTCAGGACCCACCGACCACCCCTCTGCTTCGACTCACCTATCGATCCATTCCCAGTCTCTATCTTTGCGCTAACTCACCATGAGCGATCTTGATAGGTATATGATGATATAATGTTCTTACATACTCAAGGAACGCCGAAACTAACTTTTATCTGCGATGTAGGGCGATCGCCCAACTACGCGCCTGTCGCTTGATACCCGAAACCCAGGTCCGCGAACTCTGCTACAAGGCGCGAGAGCTCCTCAtagaagaaggaaatgtCGTCTGTGTAGATGCGCCAGTCACGATCTGTGGTGATATCCATGGTCAGTTTCACGATTTGATGGAGCTCTTCCGAGTCGGAGGAGATGTCCCCGACACCAACTACCTCTTCATGGGCGACTTTGTCGATCGCGGATTCTATTCCCTTGAGTCATTTTTACTACTTCTCTGCCTCAAAGTGCGCTATCCAGACCGTATCACCCTCATCCGTGGAAATCACGAATCGCGCCAAATCACAACGGTCTATGGGTTCTATGACGAGTGTATTCGGAAATACGGCAGCGCCAACGTATGGCGTTATTGCTGTGAAGTCTTTGACTATTTGGCGCTAGGCGCCCTTGTTCTTGGAACAAGCTCGGAACTTGAACCGACAGGACCCGTTATGAACGATTCTACTCAGTCCACTATGCCAATCGACGACGCAGAGCTGGAGACCGAAGTACTAAACTCGAAGGGGGAGGTCACATACAGCTCATACCGACCAAGACAGAGTGGCTCATCAACAGAGAACAGAAACATGTCGCCATCCGGAGATATCCCAAGCCAGGCACCCCTCAGAACAGGTGCACCCGGCACAGGTGCATCGGGAGCAGGCGCGGGTAGCTATTCGAGCAGAACCGGAGCAGTCCTCTGCGTTCACGGCGGTCTCTCTCCTCTAATCGACACAGTCGACAAGATCCGTCTAATCGACAGAAAACAAGAAGTTCCTCACGAAGGCGCCATGTGCGACCTGTTATGGTCGGACCCTGATGAAATTGACGGCTGGGGATTGAGCCCGCGCGGTGCCGGATTTCTGTTCGGCGGGGACATCGTGAAGCAGTTCAACTACAGAAACGACCTATCCCTGATTGCGCGCGCCCATCAGCTTGTGATGGAGGGCTATAAGGAGATGTTCGACGGCGGGATCGTCACTGTCTGGTCAGCCCCCAACTACTGCTACCGATGTGGAAACGTGGCATCCATTCTGGAACTCGGCGAAGACACAAGCAACGGTGGTACGGTGACTAGAAGTAATGGTGACTACGGACGGAGCAACGGCATTATGACAGTCGACAGGCCAGGTGTGAGGAGTCCCGGAAGAAGGTACAGGGTTTTTGAAGCCGCTGCGCAGGATACAAGGGGCATGCCCGCTAAAAAGCCTGTTGCAGATTATTTCCTGGTAAgtctcccttttctccctACATGACTCTCGTCCGCGCGTTCTAACTAGTTCAACAGTGATACCACTGACGCATAATTTCACTTCCTTTCTGTCCTATCTACATTCTTATATAGGCCGGC
This DNA window, taken from Aspergillus flavus chromosome 5, complete sequence, encodes the following:
- a CDS encoding putative serine/threonine protein phosphatase codes for the protein MSDLDRAIAQLRACRLIPETQVRELCYKARELLIEEGNVVCVDAPVTICGDIHGQFHDLMELFRVGGDVPDTNYLFMGDFVDRGFYSLESFLLLLCLKVRYPDRITLIRGNHESRQITTVYGFYDECIRKYGSANVWRYCCEVFDYLALGALVLGTSSELEPTGPVMNDSTQSTMPIDDAELETEVLNSKGEVTYSSYRPRQSGSSTENRNMSPSGDIPSQAPLRTGAPGTGASGAGAGSYSSRTGAVLCVHGGLSPLIDTVDKIRLIDRKQEVPHEGAMCDLLWSDPDEIDGWGLSPRGAGFLFGGDIVKQFNYRNDLSLIARAHQLVMEGYKEMFDGGIVTVWSAPNYCYRCGNVASILELGEDTSNGGTVTRSNGDYGRSNGIMTVDRPGVRSPGRRYRVFEAAAQDTRGMPAKKPVADYFLVSLPFLPT